TTGCGATAGTAGTAGCTTGAGGTAGGGCAGGGATAGGTTTGACGAACATGGAACGTTATGCAGAAAACGCGCCCTTCAGCATCGAAGACCGCGCGAATATGGGGCTCGTCGTCCTCCAGCTGACCGTAGTCCGTCAGGCACAACCCCCCACCCGGCCAATACCTATACCGACAATTGTCAATATAGATTGCCCCGTCCGGCGAAATGGCCACATCGGGGGCGTATATCAAGACATCGTCTAGCCCATAAACGGTCTCAAGCTCGCCATCGCGTATCCGCATCAACTCGGAGCAGGTTGCGAACCATATACTGCCCTCTGCGTCAACGACCAGCCTTGAAACATACTCAGAGTAATTGAACGTGAAGACCTGCTCATCCTGCGCCATCACGCAGGAGCTGATTACCAAGAGTGCAGAGATACTTAGCAAATACTGTTTGGCGCCCACTCTTTCCCTCCTCCTATATGACGAGTCTCATGGCCACTCGAGTTCGCAGATGACATGGCCTCTCCTTACATAGCCGTAACCAGACGCTCTAGGGTGAGCGCTTGAGGGTCCGATAGCCGCTCAATTGGAGGCTGGGGCCGATGCCCCGGCGGTATCCGGATCTGGTATATGTGCCTCTGATATGGCCCAAAGGTGTCCTCGAATCCTCCCCTGCTTATTTTAGGTTATTTTGCCTACTATAAATCAACCTTGATTACAACGCAAAGCTCTCTGAACAACTTTATCAAGCCGAATCTTGAGCGGGGCTAGAAACTTCTACGGCGAGGCGTGTTTGTCCGCTCTTTGAGGGGGGAACTCACGGCCAGAGCAGGGCTTTAGATCAACAGCTCCAATATCTGGACTGCGTTGAGGGCGGCGCCCTTGCGGAGATTGTCCATGACTGACCAGAGGTTGACGCCGAACTCGACGGTGTCGTCCAGCCTGATCCTGCCGACGAAGACCTCGTCCTGCTCGCTGCATTCCGAGGGAAGCGGGTAGTCATTTTCGTCGCCTTCCGAATCGCCGACCCGTGCGGTTAGCACACCGTCCACAACCTTGAGTCCGGGGAAGGCGGAGAGGGCGTCCCGGACATCTTTGCGCGAGGCGCGTGATTTCAGGGAGATATTGAGGGACTGCGAGTGGCAGTGGAAGACGGGCACCCTGATGCAGGTAGGTGAGATAAGGATGTTTGGCTGGCCGAGTATCTTTGCCGTCTCGTCCACGAGCTTTCGCTCCTCCACGGAATAGCCCTGCTCGTCGAAGTCGCCGATCTGAGGCAGTAGGTTGAATGCGATTCGGTAGGGGTATTCCTTGACCACAGGCTCCTTGAGCGTGAGCATGGCCAGCGACTGGGCGGCGAGTTCGTCCAGCGCCCTCTTGCCGGAGCCTGAGACCGACTGATATGTTGAAACGATGGCCCTTTTGACACCGAACTCGACGTTGATGGGGTGAAGGACCATTAGAAGCTGGATTGTTGAGCAGTTGGGGTTTGCGATGATGCCGTCATGGCGGCGGGCGAGGTTGCCGTTTATCTCAGGGATGACGAGAGGGACGTTCGGGGCCATCCTGAAGTGGGCGCTGTTGTCGATAACGACTGCGCCGGATTTGGCCGCGACAGGAGCGAACTTCTCGCTCACCTCGCAAGTTGCGGTGAAGATAGCGAAATCGACGTCCTCAAACGCGTCGCTGTCAAGCCGGCCAACCACGTGAGGTTCCCCAGCGAACTCCATTATTGTGCCGACCGACTCCTCGGTTGCAAGCGGGATGATTTTGCGAATAGGGAGGTCTCTTTGCTCAAGGACTGCAAGGACTTCCTTGCCCACCAGGCCCGTCGCCCCCACGACCGCCACGTTGAACTGTTTCATGGGACCTCTTGTTGCTCGAGTGCCCCGCGCCGTTCGCGTCTTTTTATCATGGACGTCTCAACCAGTCCCAAAACGAGGTATCCGAAGGCGAGAATGAAGGGCATCGTTCCGGGGAACGAGGCGAGGACTATCACACCCGCGACGACAAGTATCATGGTCCCGAACGGGTGCATCTTGGCGAAGTCGAACTCCTTGAAGGAACGGTATTTGACGTTCGAGATCATGAGATAGGACACGCAGACAAACACGATGAGAAATAGAACCTTCAGGAAAGTCCCGACCGGCTCACCATCTGCGAGCAGAACGGACGTTGCTACCACAAGCCCCGCGGCCGGAGTCGGCAGCCCTAGGAAGAACTTGGGCTCGGCGGTCTTGCACCGAGTGTTGAACCGCGCCAGCCTCAACACGGCGCAGATCAGGTAGGCGAACGCAACCACCCCGCCGGCTCTGCCAAAACTCGATAGGGCCCAGTGATAGGCAAGAATGACCGGTGCAACACCGAATGAGATAACATCGGCCATCGAGTCGAACTCGACTCCGAACTCACTCGTTGTCTTGGTGAGCCTTGCGACTCGGCCATCAAAGGTGTCAACCACGGCGGCGACGACAATTGCGACCGAGGCGGCAAAGAACCTGCCCTTCATCGCCCACATTACAGCATAGAAGCCGCACAGCACGTTCGCCGTGGTTAGAATGCCGGGCAGCAAGCTGATGCGTATCTTGATTCTCCTACGCCTCGGCTCCTGCTGCGACGGACGTTGCTCACGTTTAGTGCGTCGTCCAGAACTCGTTATGCGCCGCGCCGCCATCTAGGAGTTACCTCACCCTCGTCCGTGTTATCCAGTCACGTGCTCTTGGGTGAGCACGCGCCGCCTGCCTATTGCGTCCACCCCCGCCTTGACCCTGTCGCCCGCCTTGACCAAAACCTCATACGTCGAGGGGACGAGAACATCAACACGAGAGCCGAACTTGATCATCCCTATCCTCTGCCCGGCTCGGACCCGGTCTCCTTGCTTGATTCGGCACACGATGCGCCTCGCCACGATGCCGGCAACCTGCACGCATGAAAATGTGTCGCCAAGGGTGTCAACGAGCTCGATGTTTGTTCGTTCGTTGACCTCACTTGCGCGCTGATTGAACGCGGCAAGGAACCGGCCGGGCGTGTGCTGCACGCTCGTTACGCCTCCAGTGATCGGTGAGCGGTTGATGTGGCAATTGAACAGCGACATGAATATGCACACTTTTGTGCCAGGTTTGTCGCCAGCATGCGACGGCGCCACCTCGCTAACCGCAATTACCTTGCCGTCCGCGGGAGATACAACATGCTCATCTTTGGCCTGAACCTCTCGATTTGGGTCGCGAAAGAAAGCCGCAACAAAAACAGAAGCCACGAAAGCAAGAGCGGCAACGATATGCAGGTTGAGCAAGGCGAGCACAATCGACACCGCCAGAATAAGCAGAACGTAGGGCAGACCCTCTATGGCTATGGGAAAATGCACTGTTTGTCTCGATCTCATCGTATAAGGCCACGTTCTCCAGACCGAAAAACGGACCACCCCCAAATATGGCCTGCGGCGGGCCTCTTCCACAATCGGTCCCAGCCCGTCGTGTCAAACACTAAGCTTAAATAAACACCGAACTACGAGGCGCTCTTCTGCTCCTCTGCGAACTGTCTCATCGTCTGATACATCTCATCTTTGACCTTCAGCTTCAACTTCTTGAGCCGTTTCTCTTCCATTTCATTTTCCAGTGAATGGTCTGAACTCTCGGACAGAGCGACCAGTTTCTTGTCCAGCGAACTGTGCATCTCCTCGAGCTTCCGGAAACTCTCTGACTCGGCTCTCAAAGCTTCCCGAAGTGATGTATCGTCCATGTTCATTCAAAAGGCCTCCTGTTTATGTGTTCTTTCTAAACTCGATGTCGGCAGCCGATGGATGCCGCGCTAACACAGTCACGGGTGTCCCTGCGAAGCTAGATTGTCATTAGATTCCTCCAGCACTTCATAGCATTCGTTTGCTCGCGTTTTATTGAACGATTTTGCAGGCAGCTCGAGCACCTTGAGCGTTTTAAGATGTCCCCGCTTGCTTATCTCGATATGGTCTCCAACTTGCACGGCTCGCCCTGCCTTGGCGACGTTGCCGTTGACTTTCACACAGCCCTGGTCGCATAGCTCCTTGGCAAACGCGCGGCGCTTAGCGATCGAGCTAGCTTTTAAGAATACGTCAAGGCGCATCGAGCATAACCCTCACGTAGCTTTTGGCCCTAAGTCCTTTGATGAAGGCGTCGTAGCGACTCTCGAACTGCTGTGCGTAAAGCTGTTCTCGTATCTGCTGCTTCAGTTTGGGGGTCATCGCAGCATCTCCGCCCTGCCTGCCAAGGAGCCGGACGATATGAAACCCCATGGGGCTCTTGATGATGCCGCTCACGTCGCCGACTTTCATCCCAAACAAAACTCTCGAGAGCGAGGGAAACATCTCGTCCCTGCCCAGGAACCCCAACCCTTCACAGCTCTTGAGCGCATCCTTAACGGATTGACACACCTTGTCGAACGGATCGCCCATCTGAAGCCGCATCAGCGCACGCTCAGCGGCCGACTTGGCGGCCGCGACCTGGGACGCATCCTCGAAATCAGCAACCCTAAACAGTATCTGGGCAAAATTGACCCGCTCCGACGAGGCGATAATGTCCTTGTTCTTCTCGGTGTAGGCAATGATCTGCTCCTCCGAGATGTCGATCAGTGAGCGCACCTTGCCGTCGAGTATGGCCTGCTCCATATATTCATCCTCAAACAGGGCCTTCAGTGATGGGAGCGTGAGACCCTCTTCAGCCAGCATCCGCTCAAACTTCTCGGTTGACCCGGCGCCGAGCCTCTTCATCGTGTGGTCGATTCTCTTCTGGATGAGCGCCTCGCCCGGGGAGACCCCCATTCGCCTCGCCTCGGAGACGATCAGACGTCTATCGATTAGAAGGTTAAGAACCTCACGTTCTCGCTGCATAAGGCTCTCCGCTCTTTGGCTTGAGCGTGGTTGCTTCTTAAGGGACCGATACTTGTCGTCGGAGGATAGAGCCCGCACAAGCTCGTATTGGGTAACGACCTCACTGTTGACTATCGCGACGATCCTGTCGGCGAGCTCCCGTTCTGGCGACTCTTTTGCGAAAGCAACCCCTTGCAGCATCGCTAGAACCAGCACCGCCAGCAGCACCGATAGGCAGACTAGGGAACGCATCAGCCCTCGCCCGAGCACTACACAATCTCCTCCGGAAAAAGCTTGACCCTCCACTTCATCTTAAGCTCCTTCACCCATTCATCATACCGAACTTTCGCTTTTTGGGCAAAGACCTTTGCTCTCACCTTGTCCTTCACCTCATCAAAGGGAGGAATTCGCGACTTTTTTATCTTTTCCACCTTAAAAATGTGGTAGCCAAAGGAAGTGTGCACAACCTTGCTATCCTCACCCTCTGAAAGCTCAAATATCGGCGTCTGGAGCTCGACCGGCAGATCGCCTCGTTTGACCCACCCTAGGTCGCCCCCTTGCGCCGCCTCAGGCGCCACCGAATACTCAGCGGCCAGGCTTTCAAAGCTCCGCTTTCGGCGGGATAGCAGCCGAAGTATCTGCTTAGCGGTCTCGTCATTCTGCACGAGAATCTGACGCGCCTTAACCTGGCGAGGCACCCGGAAATCCGAGCTGTGGTTTGCGTAATACTCGCCCAGCTCATCATCCGACACCTCGATCTTTTCAGTTACATTGGTGTCGATCAGATTCGACCGAATCAGGTCTGCCTTGGCCTGATTGAGCCACTCGGCATAGCTGAGGCCACTCTGCGCAAGATACTCGTCAAACTGCCCCAAACCGTAAGCCTTCTTCAGCTCCTGGACGTAGTCAGCCAGCTCAGCATGAGTGAAGCTGATCCCGCTTTGTTTCGCCTCTTGCATAATCACCTTCTGCAAGGCCATGTCCTCCAGGTAAGTCCTCGCCTCGCGGTAGTTGGCTTTGGCGAAACCAGACAGGAACTCATCCCTAGTTATCACGCCCGAGCCGAACTGCGCCACCAGCCTCGGCGGCTTGGCGACCGGCCTCTCACTTGTGCAGCCTGTCTCAATCGCAGCAAGAAGCAAATATACTGCGCAACCAAAGAGCGCAAGTCTGCGACTGCTAAACCGCTCGTGCATTTTTAACTCCGGTTCTCCCTAGTGAGAAATGCCCGAATAAACGGGTCTATATATCCATCCAGAACAGCATCGACGTTCCCCACGTCAACATTAGTCCTGTGGTCCTTGGCCATTTGATATGGCTGTAGGACGTAAGAACGGATCTGGCTGCCCCAGGCGATCTCCTTCTTGGCGTTGTGCTCGTCCTGTTCAACCTTT
This genomic interval from bacterium contains the following:
- a CDS encoding aspartate-semialdehyde dehydrogenase is translated as MKQFNVAVVGATGLVGKEVLAVLEQRDLPIRKIIPLATEESVGTIMEFAGEPHVVGRLDSDAFEDVDFAIFTATCEVSEKFAPVAAKSGAVVIDNSAHFRMAPNVPLVIPEINGNLARRHDGIIANPNCSTIQLLMVLHPINVEFGVKRAIVSTYQSVSGSGKRALDELAAQSLAMLTLKEPVVKEYPYRIAFNLLPQIGDFDEQGYSVEERKLVDETAKILGQPNILISPTCIRVPVFHCHSQSLNISLKSRASRKDVRDALSAFPGLKVVDGVLTARVGDSEGDENDYPLPSECSEQDEVFVGRIRLDDTVEFGVNLWSVMDNLRKGAALNAVQILELLI
- the pssA gene encoding CDP-diacylglycerol--serine O-phosphatidyltransferase, which codes for MAARRITSSGRRTKREQRPSQQEPRRRRIKIRISLLPGILTTANVLCGFYAVMWAMKGRFFAASVAIVVAAVVDTFDGRVARLTKTTSEFGVEFDSMADVISFGVAPVILAYHWALSSFGRAGGVVAFAYLICAVLRLARFNTRCKTAEPKFFLGLPTPAAGLVVATSVLLADGEPVGTFLKVLFLIVFVCVSYLMISNVKYRSFKEFDFAKMHPFGTMILVVAGVIVLASFPGTMPFILAFGYLVLGLVETSMIKRRERRGALEQQEVP
- a CDS encoding phosphatidylserine decarboxylase family protein, with translation MRSRQTVHFPIAIEGLPYVLLILAVSIVLALLNLHIVAALAFVASVFVAAFFRDPNREVQAKDEHVVSPADGKVIAVSEVAPSHAGDKPGTKVCIFMSLFNCHINRSPITGGVTSVQHTPGRFLAAFNQRASEVNERTNIELVDTLGDTFSCVQVAGIVARRIVCRIKQGDRVRAGQRIGMIKFGSRVDVLVPSTYEVLVKAGDRVKAGVDAIGRRRVLTQEHVTG
- a CDS encoding DUF465 domain-containing protein — its product is MNMDDTSLREALRAESESFRKLEEMHSSLDKKLVALSESSDHSLENEMEEKRLKKLKLKVKDEMYQTMRQFAEEQKSAS
- a CDS encoding RNA-binding S4 domain-containing protein, which encodes MRLDVFLKASSIAKRRAFAKELCDQGCVKVNGNVAKAGRAVQVGDHIEISKRGHLKTLKVLELPAKSFNKTRANECYEVLEESNDNLASQGHP
- a CDS encoding SurA N-terminal domain-containing protein, which codes for MLGRGLMRSLVCLSVLLAVLVLAMLQGVAFAKESPERELADRIVAIVNSEVVTQYELVRALSSDDKYRSLKKQPRSSQRAESLMQREREVLNLLIDRRLIVSEARRMGVSPGEALIQKRIDHTMKRLGAGSTEKFERMLAEEGLTLPSLKALFEDEYMEQAILDGKVRSLIDISEEQIIAYTEKNKDIIASSERVNFAQILFRVADFEDASQVAAAKSAAERALMRLQMGDPFDKVCQSVKDALKSCEGLGFLGRDEMFPSLSRVLFGMKVGDVSGIIKSPMGFHIVRLLGRQGGDAAMTPKLKQQIREQLYAQQFESRYDAFIKGLRAKSYVRVMLDAP
- a CDS encoding peptidyl-prolyl cis-trans isomerase, coding for MHERFSSRRLALFGCAVYLLLAAIETGCTSERPVAKPPRLVAQFGSGVITRDEFLSGFAKANYREARTYLEDMALQKVIMQEAKQSGISFTHAELADYVQELKKAYGLGQFDEYLAQSGLSYAEWLNQAKADLIRSNLIDTNVTEKIEVSDDELGEYYANHSSDFRVPRQVKARQILVQNDETAKQILRLLSRRKRSFESLAAEYSVAPEAAQGGDLGWVKRGDLPVELQTPIFELSEGEDSKVVHTSFGYHIFKVEKIKKSRIPPFDEVKDKVRAKVFAQKAKVRYDEWVKELKMKWRVKLFPEEIV